In one Acidobacteriota bacterium genomic region, the following are encoded:
- a CDS encoding MFS transporter, with translation MTESGGAEEQRSGGQPDPSGASAPLGHSGLSRSTIIIGLVSLLGDISSEMIYPILPVFLTKTLRAPATVVGLIEGLAVGSASVVSGVSGWISDRIRRRKPVAFAGYALTAVSRPMIAFAAVWPVVLAARFADRFGKGIRTAPRDALLAETSPEHGRGRAFGFERAMDSAGAVLGPLVGLALVGWAGLEARKIFLISAIPATLATLMILAVRERRSDVVAGSSNIRLSLAGTTREYRRLLIVIGVFGLANSANAFLILRAEQLGLSTGSTILAYTLYNAVASIVAMPAGSASDRFGRRNLLIIGYSIYALSYAGFGMANSAWLVWPLFAVYGLFPALTDGVSKALAVDTAGKAGRATALGIYFTVVGITQIAASYIGGVLWDNVDSRATFYFGAALASVAVFLSVALLPSSIRSSHLRTKSN, from the coding sequence GTGACAGAGAGCGGAGGAGCAGAGGAACAGAGGAGCGGAGGACAACCGGATCCATCCGGCGCCTCGGCTCCACTGGGCCATTCCGGTCTTTCACGCAGCACGATCATCATCGGCCTGGTAAGCCTCCTCGGCGACATCAGCTCTGAGATGATCTATCCGATCCTGCCTGTGTTTCTCACCAAGACACTGCGCGCGCCGGCCACCGTTGTGGGGCTGATCGAGGGTCTCGCGGTCGGTTCAGCAAGCGTGGTCAGCGGAGTCTCCGGCTGGATTTCAGATCGCATCCGGCGCCGCAAGCCGGTGGCATTTGCAGGCTATGCGTTAACCGCCGTGTCGAGGCCGATGATAGCGTTTGCCGCGGTCTGGCCAGTAGTACTCGCGGCACGATTCGCCGATCGATTCGGCAAGGGGATCCGCACGGCGCCGCGCGATGCGCTATTGGCGGAAACTTCACCCGAGCATGGCCGCGGCCGCGCTTTTGGATTCGAGCGCGCGATGGATTCGGCGGGCGCGGTGCTTGGACCGCTGGTTGGACTGGCGCTCGTAGGATGGGCAGGGTTGGAGGCGCGCAAGATCTTTCTGATATCGGCGATACCCGCGACGCTTGCCACGCTGATGATACTCGCAGTGAGAGAGCGGCGAAGCGACGTAGTAGCAGGCTCATCGAACATACGATTATCGCTGGCGGGCACTACTCGAGAGTACAGGCGATTGCTGATAGTCATCGGCGTGTTCGGGCTCGCCAATTCGGCAAACGCTTTCTTGATTCTTCGCGCCGAGCAATTGGGGCTAAGCACCGGATCGACCATTCTAGCTTATACGCTTTACAACGCGGTTGCGTCGATCGTTGCGATGCCGGCGGGCTCAGCCAGCGACCGGTTCGGGCGGCGCAACTTGCTGATCATCGGCTACTCGATCTACGCGCTGAGCTACGCAGGCTTTGGGATGGCCAATTCGGCTTGGCTGGTTTGGCCGCTGTTTGCGGTGTATGGTTTGTTCCCTGCTTTGACGGATGGAGTTTCAAAGGCGCTGGCCGTTGACACGGCGGGCAAAGCGGGACGGGCAACCGCGCTCGGAATCTATTTCACGGTCGTCGGCATCACCCAGATAGCAGCGAGCTACATCGGCGGAGTGTTGTGGGACAATGTCGATTCGCGCGCGACGTTTTACTTTGGAGCCGCGCTGGCTTCTGTCGCTGTCTTTCTGTCGGTCGCACTTCTTCCATCGAGCATTCGCTCGTCACACCTCCGCACGAAATCGAACTGA